The region TTTGCGATTCGATCACCAATTCCCGGTCGAAAACTTTGCAGATATTCCCGTTCGCGATGACTTTATTTTTATTGATTTGGGCTTCAAATCTGCTGGAATTGGCGCCGGGATTGGGAGTTTTTCCGATTTTGCGTTCGCCCAGCTCCGATCTTAATTTTACATTCGGATTGGCGGCGTTGTCGATGTTCTATGTTAATTATCTGGCGTTGAGAAATTTGGGGCTTGTACCTTATTTGGGCAAGTTTTTTAATTTTAAGAGTCCGGTGTCGCTGTTTGTGGGATTGTTGGAATTGATGGGCGAATTTACCCGCATTATTTCATTATCAATGCGGCTTTTTGGCAATTTGTTCGCCGGAGAGGTGCTGTTGATGGTGGTTTCCAGCGGAATCCATTGGGCATTGGCTTATTTCGTTCCGCTGCCGTTTTTGGGGTTGGAAGTGTTGGTGGGATTTTTGCAGGCATTCATCTTTTCTTCGTTGATTGTGGTATTTTATTCCACGGCCACGGAAGCGCATGCCTGACAAATTAAAGTTTAAAATTAAAAATATAAAGACATTTTAAATTTTACATTGTAATTTTGATTTTTGATTTTTACATTTTAAATTTATGAATATGTTGGCGCGGGCGATGGCGGTGGGATTGGAGCTGGGATTCGCAATTGCGATTCCTTTGGTGGGGTTTTTGCTTTTCGGATTGTGGCTGGACCGCAGAATTGGCACAACGCCGCTATTTATGATAGTATTCTTGCTGGCGGGGCTGGCGGTGGTTGTTATCGAAGTGAAGCAGTTAATTTTGCCGTTTCTTGAAAAAAGGTCAAAAAAGAATGATAAATTATAAATTATCATTGATAAATTAAATAAAAAAATATGGAATTAGAAGTAATGAGACAGTTGGCCGCGGCGATTGCCATCGGCGTGGGTGCCATTGGGCCCGGTTTGGGCATCGGTTTTATCGGCCGGGGAGCTATGGAAGCTATCGGCCGCAATCCGGAAGCCGCGGGCAAGATCAGTACGAATATGATTTTGGCCATCGCGTTCACGGATGCCATCGCGATTTTCGCGCTGGTGGTGGCGTTGATAATTCGCTTTGTTTAATTGTTTTGGCGGAGTTTTATGCTCCGCGGTTTGCCGGTTAATTGGCGGGCAAACCATAGAGCGTAAGAATAATTTTCAATTTTCAATTTTCAATTTTCAATAAAATTACAATGTTCCAATGTCACAAACAAAATGCGAATCCGGTATTTTGTTTGGATATTGAATTATCGGAACATTCATTGAAAATTGGAGTTTGAAAATTGAAATTTGCAAGGTTATGGAAGGTTTAGGTATTGATCCAAAAATTTTGATCGGAGATATCGCCACATTCGTTGTTTTGGCGGTGATTCTTAAAAAATACGCTTATAAGCCGTTTTTGGCGGTTTTGGAGGCGCGCCGGAAAAAAATTGAAGAAGGCGTGGCCAAATCCGAAGAAGCTGAAAAATCGCTGGCCAAGATCCGCGGTTTGTCCGAGGAAGTGAAGGCCGCCGGGGAGAAAAAAGCCAAAGAAATGATTCTTGCCGCGGAAGCCAAAGCGCAAGAAAAAGCCAAAGCGATTTTGGCGGCCGCCGAAGAAGAAAAAAAGAATGTGATCGCCAATGCCAAGATTGTCATGGAAAAGGAGCGGACGCGGGCCGAAGAGAATCGCCAAAAAGAAGCGATGGATCTCGCTTTCGCGGTTTCGGAAAAGTTTTTGGCCGAGAAGATCACCAAAGAGCAGGACAAAAAGATTATCGAGCGGCTGGCCGCGGGATTGTAGAATTTAAGCAGCGATTGCGATAGTTAAAGGATAATAATCGGGCTCGTGTTGCAAGGGTCTAACCCTCGCGATTACACGAGGGATAAACCCTTATGAACAGCAAAAAGACAATTAAAATCTGGACTATGGTGCTGATCAAAGAGTGCGCGGGAAAAACCGCGGTTGAACAGAAAAAGATCATTTTGCGCCTGAAAGAAATTTTAAAGAGCAAGAAGCGGGGATATTTGCTGCGAAGGATCGTGCGCGACGCTTTGAACGCGATGAAAAAACAGGCCAGATTTGAAATCACCATGGCACATCCGCAATCGGCGGAAGCGGTTGGCAAACTGAAGGATAAACTGGCAAGCCGATTTGGCGGCGATGAGGACGCGGATGTGGATATTAATCCGGCGATCATCGGCGGATTCGTCGCCCGAACCGATCGGTATCTTATTGATGCCTCGGTCAGGGGATTTTTGGAACAATTGAAAAAAACTTATCAACAAGATTAAAAATCGGAGAATCAAAATGAAAAATGTCGGTATCTTAAAATTTTAACATTTCACACGGTCATTTTTCATTTCGGTTTTTACATTTTGAACTAAATATTATTATGGATAAAATTGAACAATTCAAACGCCAGCTCGAAGAGACGGAATTGTCGCCCAAGCTTGACGAGATCGGCGAAGTGGTTGAGGTGGGCGACGGCGTGGTTAAGGCGTCGGGTTTGCGAAATGTGGAGAATTTCGAATTGGTCGAATTCGAGCGCGCGAAGGTTTTTGGTTTGGCGATGAACCTTGAGGAATACGAAACCGGCATTATTGTTTTAGGCGACGATTCGGGCATCAAGGAAGGCGATATCGTGAAGCGCACAAAGAAGACGATTTCCGTGCCGGTGGGCAAAGAATTGGTTGGCCGCGTAGTCGATCCTCTCGGCCGCCCGATCGACGGCAAAGGACCGATCAACGCCAAAGAAGAATATTTGGTTGAAAGGCCCGCGCCGGGCGTCATTGATCGCCAGCCGGTGAAAACGCCGTTGCACACGGGGATTTTGGCCATCGACAGCTTGGTTCCGATCGGCCGCGGCCAGCGCGAACTGATTTTAGGCGATCGCGGCTTGGGCAAGACCGCCATCGCGGTCGATATGATTTTAAACCAGAAGAACGACAAGAATCGGCCGGTTTGTATTTATGTCGCCTGCGGCCAGAAGAAATCCAAGGTTAAGCGGATGGTGAAGATATTGGAAGATGCGGGCGCGATGGAATACACGATTGTGGTCGCGGCATTTGCCGACGATCCGGCGGCGTTGTTGTATTTGGCGCCTTACGCCGGTTGCGCGATGGGCGAGTGGTTTCGCGACAACGGCCAGGACGCGATAGCGGTTTATGATGATTTGACCAAGCAGGCTTGGGCGTGGCGCGAAATATCTTTGGTGTTGCGCCGGCCGCCGGGAAGGGAGGCGTATCCGGGAGATATTTTTTATTTGCATTCGCGCTTGCTTGAGCGCGCGGCGCGGATGTCCGCGGCGAAAGGCGGCGGTTCGCTGACCGCGTTGCCGATCGTGGAAACGCAGGCCGGCGATATTTCCGGGTATATTCCCACCAATGTCATTTCGATTACCGACGGCCAGATATTTTTGAGTCCGGCGCTGTTCTACAAGGGTCAGCGGCCGGCGATCGATGTGGGTACTTCGGTTTCCCGCGTGGGATCCAGCGCCCAGTTGCCGGCAACCAAGAAAGTGGCCGGGACTCTGAAGCTTGATTTGGCGCAATTTCAGGAATTGGAAAGGTTTTCCGAATTTACCGAAGAACTTGATCCGCAAACCCGCCAAATGCTGGAACGCGGCAAGCGCATGCGCGAACTTCTAAAACAGGCCGATCTGCAGCCGTTGCCGTTTGAAAAGGAAACGGCGATCATTTTTGCGGGAGTAAAAGGTTTTTTGGATGATATGCCTCTTGAGCGGTTGGCGCAATTTAAGATTGATTTGATCGCTCGCATCGAGGACGATTCCCCTGAAATTTTGAAAACTATCCGCGAAACCGAAAAACTTGAATCCGCCATCGAAGCCAAGCTTGAGGAAGTGATCAAGAATGTCAAGAAGACAAAATCGGAAAGTAAATAATTATTATGGAATTAAAGGAGATCCGCCTAAAAATCCAATCGGTTTCCAACATCTGGAAGCTGACCAGCGCTCTTGAAACTTTGTCGGCGCTGAAAATGAAAAAATCCCAGAAATTCGCTTTGCTGT is a window of Candidatus Nealsonbacteria bacterium DGGOD1a DNA encoding:
- the atpF gene encoding F0F1 ATP synthase subunit B; this encodes MKIEICKVMEGLGIDPKILIGDIATFVVLAVILKKYAYKPFLAVLEARRKKIEEGVAKSEEAEKSLAKIRGLSEEVKAAGEKKAKEMILAAEAKAQEKAKAILAAAEEEKKNVIANAKIVMEKERTRAEENRQKEAMDLAFAVSEKFLAEKITKEQDKKIIERLAAGL
- a CDS encoding AtpZ/AtpI family protein; translated protein: MNMLARAMAVGLELGFAIAIPLVGFLLFGLWLDRRIGTTPLFMIVFLLAGLAVVVIEVKQLILPFLEKRSKKNDKL
- a CDS encoding F0F1 ATP synthase subunit delta; the protein is MNSKKTIKIWTMVLIKECAGKTAVEQKKIILRLKEILKSKKRGYLLRRIVRDALNAMKKQARFEITMAHPQSAEAVGKLKDKLASRFGGDEDADVDINPAIIGGFVARTDRYLIDASVRGFLEQLKKTYQQD
- the atpB gene encoding F0F1 ATP synthase subunit A; this translates as MEEISVAAPVLFEIAGIAVTNTAFWIVLIAIGLAVFFASVFGKAKIVPGKVQNFLEFILETFLDFCDSITNSRSKTLQIFPFAMTLFLLIWASNLLELAPGLGVFPILRSPSSDLNFTFGLAALSMFYVNYLALRNLGLVPYLGKFFNFKSPVSLFVGLLELMGEFTRIISLSMRLFGNLFAGEVLLMVVSSGIHWALAYFVPLPFLGLEVLVGFLQAFIFSSLIVVFYSTATEAHA
- the atpA gene encoding F0F1 ATP synthase subunit alpha; protein product: MDKIEQFKRQLEETELSPKLDEIGEVVEVGDGVVKASGLRNVENFELVEFERAKVFGLAMNLEEYETGIIVLGDDSGIKEGDIVKRTKKTISVPVGKELVGRVVDPLGRPIDGKGPINAKEEYLVERPAPGVIDRQPVKTPLHTGILAIDSLVPIGRGQRELILGDRGLGKTAIAVDMILNQKNDKNRPVCIYVACGQKKSKVKRMVKILEDAGAMEYTIVVAAFADDPAALLYLAPYAGCAMGEWFRDNGQDAIAVYDDLTKQAWAWREISLVLRRPPGREAYPGDIFYLHSRLLERAARMSAAKGGGSLTALPIVETQAGDISGYIPTNVISITDGQIFLSPALFYKGQRPAIDVGTSVSRVGSSAQLPATKKVAGTLKLDLAQFQELERFSEFTEELDPQTRQMLERGKRMRELLKQADLQPLPFEKETAIIFAGVKGFLDDMPLERLAQFKIDLIARIEDDSPEILKTIRETEKLESAIEAKLEEVIKNVKKTKSESK
- the atpE gene encoding ATP synthase F0 subunit C, translating into MELEVMRQLAAAIAIGVGAIGPGLGIGFIGRGAMEAIGRNPEAAGKISTNMILAIAFTDAIAIFALVVALIIRFV